From one Candidatus Marinarcus aquaticus genomic stretch:
- a CDS encoding ATP-binding protein gives MTIRQRLYIALSLILLITMFIIGVFFYSIYNLNEIHMSQNHRYDQIRRVEKLKEYNNSFSWIVLDIITDYDKVNVVKERLHKADTLFKTLHLQKKQTIENSESVSEKENLKLIFSYFEKMEKAIKVELFAHVLVKKDSTTFISFHQAFDALNQQTNLLLIQEIEYLQQQLNKTEQSRNQFIDTIKIEVVILLFLAFTVSFVIASKIIKETKDKLDKLNKGVLQLFNDDENSIKVDIGKNNELSEITNNLNSYLEKQSAIIHSREELLRNISHELKTPITKGKFLVESLKKSLHNVEIENINKVFIDIEELTSKLLQREKLNFATINASSFKVSSLILESLSKLSIDDESKIVLDIKEDFTIHADKYYLTLALKNLIDNAMKYAQEYPIKIETNERSLDIKNMAEKLSNDLVYYIRPFTREPNQQQGHGLGLNIVNKITQMHGFKLHYSYKNPYNIFSIKF, from the coding sequence ATGACCATTAGACAACGACTCTACATTGCACTTTCATTGATTTTATTGATTACCATGTTTATTATTGGGGTATTTTTTTACTCCATTTACAACCTCAATGAAATACACATGTCTCAAAACCATCGTTACGACCAAATACGTCGTGTTGAAAAACTCAAAGAGTATAACAACTCGTTTTCGTGGATTGTATTAGATATCATCACCGATTATGACAAAGTCAATGTGGTCAAAGAGCGACTGCACAAAGCAGATACTCTTTTTAAAACCCTACATTTACAAAAAAAGCAGACCATTGAAAACTCAGAATCTGTGAGTGAAAAAGAGAATTTAAAGTTGATTTTTTCCTACTTCGAAAAGATGGAAAAAGCGATTAAAGTAGAATTATTTGCACACGTCTTGGTTAAAAAAGACTCTACGACTTTCATCTCTTTTCATCAAGCATTTGATGCATTAAACCAACAAACCAATTTGCTCTTAATTCAAGAAATAGAGTACTTACAACAACAACTCAATAAAACCGAACAGAGTCGAAACCAGTTTATTGATACCATTAAAATAGAGGTTGTGATACTGCTTTTTCTTGCCTTTACTGTCTCATTTGTCATTGCTTCTAAAATCATCAAAGAGACCAAAGATAAACTGGACAAACTCAACAAGGGTGTACTGCAACTATTTAATGATGATGAAAACAGCATTAAAGTGGATATTGGGAAAAACAATGAACTCAGTGAAATCACCAATAATCTGAACTCCTATTTAGAAAAACAAAGTGCCATTATTCACTCACGAGAGGAGCTTTTAAGAAACATCAGTCATGAGTTAAAAACGCCCATTACCAAAGGAAAATTCCTAGTAGAGAGTCTCAAAAAGAGTCTTCACAATGTTGAAATAGAGAACATCAACAAAGTATTCATAGACATAGAAGAGCTTACAAGTAAACTGCTTCAAAGAGAGAAACTCAACTTTGCAACCATCAATGCTTCAAGCTTTAAAGTCAGCAGTTTGATTTTAGAATCGCTTTCAAAACTCTCTATTGATGATGAATCAAAAATAGTCTTGGATATCAAAGAAGACTTTACTATTCATGCCGATAAATACTACCTTACTTTAGCACTTAAAAACCTTATCGATAATGCCATGAAATATGCACAAGAGTATCCCATTAAAATTGAAACAAACGAACGCTCTTTAGATATTAAAAATATGGCAGAAAAACTCAGCAACGACCTTGTCTATTATATAAGACCTTTTACAAGAGAGCCCAACCAACAACAAGGACATGGTTTGGGTCTGAATATTGTCAATAAAATCACCCAAATGCACGGCTTTAAACTCCATTACAGTTATAAAAACCCCTACAACATATTTTCTATAAAGTTTTAA
- a CDS encoding response regulator transcription factor, protein MKNRHVLLIEDNLELQTLICNFLKDYNYTCSAYSQPLEALKEFETNHLKYAIIILDLGLPRMDGFDLFKKIKEIKNTPIIISTARDDIGNKIYGFELGADDYLSKPYEPRELVLRIDATLKRYTNDDVLEMDELLIDVNNKRAFLEEQEIEFTKIESEIFFMFIKNINKVVSREDIVNQTSLKNDTKNRTIDMHVSNIRFKINDDSKEPKYIKSVWGIGYKFIHDH, encoded by the coding sequence ATGAAAAACAGACACGTTCTTTTGATTGAGGATAACCTCGAACTGCAAACACTTATTTGTAATTTTTTAAAAGATTATAATTACACGTGCAGTGCATATTCTCAACCTTTAGAAGCGTTAAAAGAGTTCGAAACGAACCATTTAAAATATGCCATTATCATTTTAGACTTGGGCCTTCCTAGAATGGATGGTTTTGATCTTTTTAAGAAAATAAAAGAGATAAAAAATACCCCCATTATCATCTCCACTGCACGCGATGATATTGGCAATAAGATATATGGTTTTGAATTGGGTGCTGATGATTACCTCTCCAAACCGTATGAGCCAAGAGAGCTTGTTCTTCGAATTGATGCCACCCTTAAACGTTATACCAATGACGATGTTCTTGAAATGGATGAACTGCTCATTGATGTGAATAATAAACGTGCCTTTTTAGAAGAGCAAGAGATAGAGTTTACCAAAATTGAATCAGAGATATTTTTTATGTTCATCAAAAACATCAACAAAGTGGTCTCACGAGAAGATATTGTCAATCAAACCTCTTTAAAAAATGATACAAAAAACCGAACGATTGACATGCACGTGAGTAACATACGATTTAAAATCAACGATGACTCAAAAGAGCCAAAGTATATAAAATCAGTTTGGGGTATAGGGTATAAATTTATTCATGACCATTAG
- the nhaA gene encoding Na+/H+ antiporter NhaA, translating to MKLYAPWEKAFKKVSTPFEEFLHAQTTTGLILMIMTILALILANSPLYESYAHFFHMNIDFNVGSWALSHSLHHWINDGLMAIFFFIIGLEIKREITAGELSNIKVAILPILAAIGGMVFPAIIYFGFNQGTLGADGWGVPMATDIAFAISALVLLGKRVPTTLVTFLVALAIVDDLGAVLVIALFYTDTINMIPLGLAGVMLGVMIIFNRFGIHMILPYFIVGLFMWFFMLESGVHATIAGVLAALAIPSTPKRAPESFTQDTIHLLEEYEKYPVQENHQMHEKQKKILDNIKDKIDEVGTPAARLEHTLHLPVALIVIPIFALANAGIKVDFGSIGSTILEPVSLGIITGLILGKVIGIFGVSWLAIKLKIAELPKGSSMSQVFGVAFLGGIGFTMSIFVAELAFVGNPELIFQAKVGILTASLLSGLFGYFWLRAVGNKPSQI from the coding sequence ATGAAACTGTACGCCCCTTGGGAGAAAGCGTTTAAAAAAGTATCAACCCCATTTGAGGAGTTTTTACATGCACAAACAACAACCGGTTTAATCTTAATGATTATGACCATATTGGCACTAATACTGGCCAATTCACCACTGTATGAGTCATATGCACACTTTTTTCACATGAACATTGACTTTAATGTAGGTTCTTGGGCACTCTCTCACTCCTTGCATCATTGGATCAATGATGGACTGATGGCCATTTTCTTTTTTATTATTGGTCTTGAAATCAAACGAGAGATTACAGCTGGTGAACTTTCAAACATCAAAGTAGCCATTTTACCTATTCTTGCAGCCATTGGTGGTATGGTTTTTCCTGCAATAATTTACTTTGGTTTTAACCAAGGAACACTAGGTGCAGATGGGTGGGGTGTGCCTATGGCAACCGATATCGCATTTGCTATCAGTGCTTTGGTACTTTTAGGTAAAAGAGTTCCTACTACGTTAGTTACGTTTTTAGTTGCATTGGCCATTGTAGATGATTTAGGGGCAGTATTGGTCATTGCTCTTTTTTATACGGACACCATTAACATGATTCCATTAGGTTTAGCAGGTGTGATGTTAGGAGTTATGATTATCTTTAACCGATTTGGTATTCATATGATTTTGCCGTACTTTATTGTGGGTCTGTTTATGTGGTTTTTTATGCTTGAATCAGGTGTTCATGCCACTATTGCTGGAGTTCTTGCAGCATTAGCCATACCTTCAACACCTAAACGAGCTCCAGAAAGTTTTACTCAAGACACCATTCATTTACTTGAAGAGTATGAAAAATATCCCGTACAAGAGAACCATCAAATGCATGAAAAACAAAAAAAGATTCTTGATAACATCAAAGATAAAATTGACGAAGTGGGAACACCAGCAGCCAGACTGGAACACACGCTTCATCTGCCAGTAGCTTTAATCGTTATTCCTATTTTTGCCCTTGCCAATGCAGGGATAAAAGTTGATTTTGGCTCAATTGGTTCTACCATTTTAGAACCTGTCTCTTTAGGAATTATCACAGGACTTATCTTAGGAAAAGTCATTGGCATCTTTGGGGTATCATGGTTGGCCATTAAACTTAAAATTGCTGAACTTCCTAAAGGAAGCTCTATGAGTCAAGTCTTTGGTGTGGCTTTCTTAGGTGGAATTGGTTTTACCATGTCTATTTTTGTTGCAGAACTTGCTTTTGTTGGAAATCCTGAACTGATTTTTCAAGCCAAAGTGGGAATTTTAACAGCCTCACTTCTGTCTGGATTGTTTGGATATTTTTGGTTACGAGCTGTTGGGAATAAACCGAGTCAAATATGA
- a CDS encoding secondary thiamine-phosphate synthase enzyme YjbQ, with the protein MKSKPIQKILTKHKKKSNDIMFQKEIQLQTKPRGFHLITDEILNALDISNVNVGMLNIFLKHTSASLSINENVEPEVRKDLENLMNELCDDKPYYQHTYEGNDDMPAHAKSSLLGVSLNIPISNGKLNLGTWQGIYLNEHRNYGGSRKIVLTVMT; encoded by the coding sequence ATGAAGTCCAAACCTATTCAAAAAATTTTAACCAAACACAAAAAAAAGAGTAACGATATCATGTTTCAAAAAGAGATACAACTACAAACAAAGCCTCGTGGATTTCACCTCATAACCGATGAGATTCTCAATGCCCTTGATATATCCAATGTAAATGTTGGGATGCTCAATATATTTTTAAAACACACCAGTGCAAGTCTGAGTATCAATGAAAATGTTGAACCAGAAGTTCGAAAAGATTTAGAAAACCTTATGAATGAACTGTGTGATGATAAACCGTACTACCAGCACACCTATGAAGGCAATGATGACATGCCAGCTCATGCTAAATCTTCACTTTTAGGTGTCTCTTTAAATATTCCTATCAGCAATGGAAAGTTAAACTTAGGAACATGGCAAGGCATTTACTTAAATGAACATAGAAACTATGGAGGTTCAAGAAAAATTGTACTGACTGTTATGACATAA
- a CDS encoding EAL domain-containing protein, whose translation MQQLRNNFLSFIDVIRASFISLVPYYVLYSLVILSVELQKQFHFYNSILTLEASTNCIELISALLPLLLNLTITYHLVTGYYTRIDRLLTIILSLIIYLSVELLVHNTNIKHYFLPESILLAMLVPFCTTWSLSQILKLLKQYEKKLSSLLTNNIVTMIIYIIPFALTFFILTFILTAFHIYTYIETSFSLTHLIDQGVLLFLRTLVSSFIWFFGIHGVNFFDTLVDVSFLKHFMFPNFTYEEFFNTFIVLGGSGAGLSLAIAILFFSKDKHTSFIGKMSLPFVVFNINEILIFGIPVFMNFTLIIPFIIVPCINFILSYLLLSYTDFITFSNGYIPWTTPALFNVYFSTEGNFLAVLFQLGLIILGTLVYIPFIKRYTHSQSSTALLDKMSRKYNITTSIEAQKSIKFQEAQSLLINAHYKVNKIVDTINQNNLLLYYQPKIDIKNHNCSHFEVLIRVKQDDGSITGPTFILDIENSGLAPILDIWVCKGVKKDLDTWAEAGFYPHVCINLFPHTLEDANYTEQIIDTLKGYTVGFEIIERRSALNQNILNNLQLLKENGFKISLDDLGVGYTNFSMLYELPLDVVKIDKRVITFTQTSKGLKLYTDICQLCANLNLEIVLEGIETKEEYDRLINPYVSYVQGWYYSKAIPFNEVQTYSKNFNQTQKKE comes from the coding sequence ATGCAGCAATTAAGAAATAATTTTTTATCGTTTATTGATGTCATTCGTGCATCTTTTATCTCGTTAGTACCTTACTATGTCTTATACTCTTTGGTTATTTTAAGTGTGGAGCTTCAAAAACAGTTTCATTTTTATAACTCAATACTCACTTTAGAGGCTTCAACCAACTGTATTGAACTCATCAGTGCACTTTTACCCCTGCTTTTGAATTTAACCATCACTTACCATTTAGTAACAGGATATTACACCCGTATTGATAGACTGCTGACGATTATACTTTCATTGATTATTTATCTCTCAGTTGAATTATTAGTACATAACACCAATATAAAGCACTATTTTTTACCTGAGTCTATCCTATTAGCAATGCTCGTACCTTTTTGTACAACATGGTCTTTATCTCAAATTTTAAAACTTCTTAAGCAATATGAAAAAAAGCTGAGTTCTCTTTTGACCAACAACATCGTCACTATGATTATCTATATCATTCCCTTTGCTTTGACTTTTTTTATATTGACATTTATTTTAACGGCTTTTCATATCTATACCTATATTGAAACCAGTTTTTCACTGACTCATCTTATAGACCAAGGAGTGCTTCTTTTTTTAAGAACATTGGTCTCTAGTTTTATTTGGTTTTTTGGAATACATGGTGTTAATTTCTTCGATACTTTGGTTGATGTGAGTTTTCTTAAGCACTTTATGTTTCCAAACTTCACTTATGAAGAATTCTTTAATACATTTATTGTCTTAGGTGGTTCAGGAGCTGGTCTGTCTCTTGCCATTGCTATTTTATTTTTTTCAAAAGATAAACATACCTCTTTTATAGGAAAGATGTCACTTCCTTTTGTTGTGTTTAATATCAATGAAATACTGATTTTTGGAATACCCGTTTTTATGAACTTTACACTTATCATTCCATTTATTATAGTGCCTTGTATCAATTTTATATTGAGCTATTTACTTTTAAGCTATACTGATTTTATTACTTTCAGCAATGGCTACATTCCTTGGACCACACCTGCTTTGTTTAATGTCTATTTTTCTACAGAAGGAAACTTTTTAGCCGTACTTTTCCAACTGGGACTCATTATACTGGGTACGCTTGTTTATATCCCTTTTATAAAACGATATACACACTCACAAAGTTCCACAGCCCTTTTAGATAAAATGTCCAGAAAATATAACATCACAACATCGATTGAAGCACAAAAAAGTATCAAATTTCAAGAAGCACAATCGCTATTGATTAACGCTCATTACAAAGTTAATAAAATCGTTGATACAATAAACCAAAACAATTTACTGCTTTATTATCAACCTAAAATTGATATTAAAAACCACAATTGTAGTCATTTTGAAGTTCTGATTCGTGTCAAACAAGATGATGGCAGTATCACAGGACCAACTTTTATTTTAGACATTGAAAACTCAGGCTTAGCACCTATTCTTGACATTTGGGTCTGTAAAGGGGTAAAAAAAGATCTTGATACATGGGCAGAAGCTGGATTTTATCCTCATGTCTGTATCAATCTGTTCCCTCACACACTTGAAGATGCGAACTATACAGAGCAAATCATTGATACACTTAAAGGTTATACTGTCGGTTTTGAAATAATTGAGCGACGTTCAGCTTTGAATCAAAACATTTTAAATAACCTACAACTTCTTAAAGAAAATGGGTTTAAAATCTCTTTGGATGATCTGGGTGTAGGTTATACAAACTTTTCAATGCTCTATGAACTTCCATTGGATGTTGTGAAAATTGATAAAAGAGTTATTACCTTTACGCAAACATCAAAGGGACTGAAACTCTATACAGATATTTGCCAACTCTGTGCTAATCTAAACCTAGAAATTGTTTTAGAAGGTATTGAGACGAAAGAAGAGTATGACCGATTAATCAATCCATATGTGAGTTACGTTCAAGGGTGGTATTATTCAAAAGCGATTCCATTTAATGAAGTCCAAACCTATTCAAAAAATTTTAACCAAACACAAAAAAAAGAGTAA
- a CDS encoding metallophosphoesterase has product MSKKQYVIGDVHGEYKTLLALIEKLPTEHELIFVGDLIDRGPKSKEVVNFVKKNFYACVLGNHEKLMLDASEAIIKVFLNNEALPYSTSRWLQNGGKETLQSYDLIEIVGDTILKSNNQIALYDFIEDVNWFKSLPLYIKLNAHKQNKRVVITHASCANVWHFHDDESNQETFEEYALWNRKNPREDVDVFNIYGHTPVEKIKLNQHYLNIDTGCTYGLENDLGELSAYCIQTEEVIQQKRVR; this is encoded by the coding sequence ATGTCTAAAAAGCAATATGTCATTGGCGATGTACATGGTGAATACAAAACACTGTTGGCACTCATTGAAAAACTTCCTACAGAACATGAACTCATTTTTGTGGGTGATTTAATTGACCGTGGTCCCAAATCCAAAGAGGTGGTTAACTTTGTCAAAAAAAACTTTTATGCCTGTGTTTTAGGCAATCACGAGAAACTTATGCTCGATGCCAGCGAAGCCATTATTAAAGTCTTTTTGAACAATGAAGCGCTTCCCTACTCAACTTCACGATGGCTTCAAAATGGAGGAAAAGAAACTCTTCAATCCTATGATTTGATTGAAATCGTGGGTGATACGATTCTAAAAAGCAATAACCAAATTGCCTTATATGATTTTATAGAGGATGTCAACTGGTTTAAAAGCCTGCCTTTATACATCAAACTCAATGCACACAAACAAAACAAACGTGTTGTAATCACGCATGCATCATGTGCAAATGTGTGGCACTTTCATGATGATGAGAGCAACCAAGAAACCTTTGAAGAGTATGCTCTTTGGAACCGCAAAAATCCACGAGAAGATGTTGATGTTTTTAATATCTATGGACATACACCTGTAGAAAAAATTAAGTTGAACCAACACTATTTAAATATTGATACAGGATGCACTTATGGTTTAGAAAATGACTTAGGAGAACTCAGTGCTTACTGTATTCAAACAGAAGAAGTCATTCAACAAAAAAGAGTTCGATAA
- a CDS encoding metal-sulfur cluster assembly factor, translated as MSELFNTKEIKEKIIQKLKNIYDPEIPVNIYDLGLIYSIELETKENYLHCIIDMTLTSPSCPVADALVDQVQYVAQSVDEVDEARVNLTFTPPWDKSKLTEEGREMMILSGAII; from the coding sequence ATGAGTGAACTGTTTAATACCAAAGAGATAAAAGAGAAAATCATACAAAAACTCAAAAATATTTATGACCCAGAAATTCCTGTGAATATCTATGACTTAGGGTTAATTTACTCTATTGAGTTGGAAACAAAAGAGAATTATCTGCACTGTATAATTGACATGACATTGACAAGTCCCTCATGTCCTGTTGCAGATGCACTGGTGGATCAAGTGCAATATGTGGCACAATCTGTGGATGAAGTGGATGAAGCAAGGGTCAATTTGACGTTTACCCCACCTTGGGATAAAAGCAAACTCACAGAAGAAGGAAGAGAGATGATGATTTTAAGTGGGGCCATTATATAA
- a CDS encoding SufE family protein — translation MSIQTKLENYKENLAFFEDELQKYEFIIDLGKKLPPFDEKEQKDENLVQGCTSQVWLICEQKDDRLYFKGTSDAVIVKGLVYMILDIFSGATIQELQEVNMDIVQELNLSEVITPNRQSGVTGMIKKIKSYALLQGA, via the coding sequence ATGAGTATTCAAACAAAATTGGAAAACTATAAAGAAAATTTGGCTTTCTTTGAAGATGAACTGCAAAAATATGAGTTCATCATTGACTTAGGTAAAAAACTGCCCCCATTTGATGAAAAAGAGCAAAAAGATGAAAACTTGGTTCAAGGGTGTACCTCACAAGTCTGGCTCATATGTGAGCAAAAAGATGACCGACTCTATTTTAAAGGAACCTCGGATGCCGTCATTGTCAAAGGTTTAGTCTATATGATCTTAGATATTTTTTCAGGTGCAACCATACAAGAACTTCAAGAGGTCAATATGGATATTGTGCAAGAACTTAACTTAAGTGAAGTCATTACACCCAATCGTCAAAGCGGGGTGACAGGCATGATAAAAAAAATAAAATCGTATGCACTTTTACAAGGAGCCTAA
- a CDS encoding aminotransferase class V-fold PLP-dependent enzyme: MYKKDFPYFKNSNVVYLDNAATTQKPQAVIDSQVEYYEHYCANTHRSNFGDANKATQKYENARKHLRSFINASKNEEIIFTKGVTESINFIAHSFANSFDTVIISSLEHHSNIVPWHMQGRTLHKGLEVVKYTSDLDFDFENFEALLQKYPKAFVSVTHISNAFGKINDLKAIIKLAHKYEAVVLVDGAQSLAHMAIDVQALDVDFLALSAHKSFAPTGVGAVYVKEEHLNKLLPYQTGGATIDKVDFESSTLLDSPYKFEAGTQNIAGVIGFSQALSYIESVGYKQIQAYEEELYAYLDEQLHTIEEIKFYNSIQHAIGSRSFNIKGIVHDDIGILLDKMHIAVRVGHHCAQPIMKALGIKGTIRVSIAFYNDKEDIDQFITALKKAIAMLKG; encoded by the coding sequence ATGTATAAAAAGGATTTTCCTTACTTTAAGAACTCCAACGTTGTCTATTTAGACAATGCAGCAACGACTCAAAAACCACAAGCAGTTATTGATTCACAAGTAGAGTATTACGAACACTATTGTGCCAATACCCACAGAAGTAACTTTGGCGATGCCAACAAAGCCACACAAAAGTATGAGAATGCACGAAAACACTTAAGAAGTTTTATTAATGCCAGTAAAAATGAAGAGATTATTTTTACAAAAGGGGTGACTGAGTCCATTAACTTTATTGCCCACTCCTTTGCAAATTCATTTGATACGGTGATTATCTCATCACTGGAGCATCACTCCAATATTGTACCTTGGCACATGCAAGGAAGAACATTGCATAAAGGATTGGAAGTCGTAAAATATACCTCTGATTTGGACTTTGACTTTGAAAACTTTGAAGCACTTTTACAAAAATATCCTAAGGCTTTTGTCTCAGTCACACACATCTCAAATGCGTTTGGAAAAATCAATGATTTAAAAGCCATCATAAAGCTTGCCCACAAATATGAGGCGGTAGTCCTTGTCGATGGGGCGCAAAGTTTGGCACACATGGCTATAGATGTGCAAGCATTAGATGTGGATTTTCTAGCCCTGTCTGCACATAAAAGTTTCGCTCCTACAGGAGTGGGTGCAGTGTATGTGAAAGAGGAGCACCTCAACAAACTCTTACCGTATCAAACAGGGGGTGCAACCATTGACAAGGTTGACTTTGAATCGTCAACTCTGCTTGATTCCCCTTATAAATTTGAAGCAGGTACACAAAACATTGCAGGTGTGATTGGTTTTTCTCAAGCACTGAGTTATATTGAATCTGTGGGATATAAACAGATACAAGCTTATGAAGAGGAGCTGTATGCTTATTTGGATGAACAGTTGCATACCATTGAAGAAATAAAATTTTACAACAGCATTCAACATGCCATTGGCAGTCGAAGCTTTAATATCAAAGGTATTGTTCATGATGACATTGGCATACTATTAGATAAAATGCATATTGCCGTTCGAGTAGGTCATCATTGTGCACAACCCATTATGAAAGCTTTGGGTATCAAAGGAACCATTCGTGTTTCCATCGCTTTTTACAATGATAAAGAAGATATTGATCAATTCATCACTGCACTTAAAAAAGCCATTGCCATGTTAAAAGGATAG
- a CDS encoding SufD family Fe-S cluster assembly protein, producing the protein MKLSDIKTIILPDKNDEEFRKIELSSLYEHEFKKHVQFKLNENTSIITTKDAYTNRLFEWVRGVNDKQEVLRITQQSSEPLVLMYELKEDETLLSHSLKIEVADNIKASVIELFKTQAQNSAFLINREFNLEKNSQLVYAKIQEIQTSNNMVYNITLEQDNSSYCQINAFEYGDGYTLNNYINELNEPEANYNLNALVKLHNSSTVANLIRTIHNNESCLSNINVKHSLNDASTAIFKAKSIVKEKALYTKAFQSSNTLLQSDDATIFAQPHLEIATDELEASHGATTGALNKEQLLYLQSRGIKQEHASRILLDAFEKTIYENINNQKVKEYVLQHQGVYHV; encoded by the coding sequence ATGAAACTCAGTGATATAAAAACAATTATCTTACCTGATAAAAACGATGAAGAGTTCAGAAAAATTGAGCTCTCATCTCTTTATGAGCATGAGTTTAAAAAGCATGTGCAGTTTAAACTCAATGAAAACACCTCTATAATTACCACTAAAGATGCCTATACTAATCGACTCTTTGAGTGGGTGAGAGGAGTGAATGATAAGCAAGAGGTATTACGCATCACACAACAAAGCAGTGAACCACTGGTTTTAATGTATGAATTAAAAGAGGATGAAACCCTACTCTCTCACTCTTTGAAAATTGAAGTAGCAGACAATATTAAAGCCTCTGTGATTGAACTTTTTAAAACACAAGCACAAAACAGCGCTTTTTTAATCAATCGTGAGTTTAATCTTGAAAAAAACAGTCAACTCGTCTATGCCAAAATTCAAGAGATTCAAACAAGTAACAATATGGTTTATAATATAACCTTAGAACAAGATAACAGTTCATATTGTCAAATCAACGCCTTTGAGTATGGAGATGGATATACCCTCAATAACTATATTAATGAACTCAATGAGCCTGAAGCCAATTACAATTTAAATGCTTTGGTCAAACTTCACAACAGTTCAACGGTAGCAAATCTTATAAGAACCATTCATAACAACGAAAGTTGTTTAAGCAATATCAATGTTAAACACTCATTAAATGATGCTTCAACGGCTATTTTTAAAGCAAAATCGATTGTAAAAGAAAAAGCTTTGTATACCAAAGCATTTCAAAGTTCCAATACACTTTTACAAAGTGATGATGCCACTATTTTTGCGCAACCTCATCTGGAAATTGCAACGGATGAACTTGAAGCAAGTCATGGTGCAACTACAGGTGCATTAAACAAAGAGCAGCTGCTTTACTTACAAAGTCGAGGTATTAAACAAGAGCATGCAAGCAGAATATTACTCGATGCTTTTGAAAAAACCATTTATGAAAATATTAATAATCAGAAAGTCAAAGAGTATGTACTGCAACATCAAGGAGTTTATCATGTATAA
- the sufC gene encoding Fe-S cluster assembly ATPase SufC, with protein MLKIENLKVNINDKTILNALDLEIKEGEVHAIMGMNGAGKSTLVKAISGHYDCEIVEGTMQFKDKNLFEMDVSQRANEGIFMSFQNPVEVPGVNNSYFLKTAINEKRSYLGEEPMDAMQFLKHVKEQTSKYEIDNKLLQRDLNEGFSGGEKKRNELIQLLLLNPDLIMLDEIDSGLDVDAIKTVANVINGMLDGKKSVLMITHYDRLLELIKPDFVHIIHNGKIVKTGDYKLALELDEKGFEGIGIKDETQ; from the coding sequence ATGTTAAAAATAGAAAATTTAAAAGTAAATATCAATGATAAAACCATATTAAATGCCCTTGACTTAGAGATTAAAGAGGGTGAAGTGCATGCCATCATGGGAATGAACGGTGCAGGGAAATCCACACTGGTTAAAGCCATCAGTGGACATTATGATTGTGAAATCGTTGAAGGCACTATGCAGTTTAAAGACAAAAACTTGTTTGAAATGGATGTCAGCCAAAGAGCCAATGAAGGTATTTTTATGAGTTTTCAAAATCCTGTGGAAGTACCTGGGGTTAATAACAGCTACTTTTTAAAAACTGCCATCAATGAAAAACGTTCATATTTGGGTGAAGAACCTATGGATGCCATGCAGTTTTTAAAACATGTTAAAGAGCAAACCTCGAAGTATGAAATTGATAATAAACTTTTACAAAGAGATTTAAATGAAGGCTTCTCAGGTGGTGAAAAAAAACGAAATGAACTCATTCAACTTTTGCTTCTCAATCCTGATTTAATCATGCTTGATGAGATTGACTCAGGGCTGGATGTGGATGCCATTAAAACCGTAGCCAATGTTATAAATGGCATGTTAGATGGTAAAAAATCAGTGCTGATGATTACACACTATGATCGACTTTTGGAGTTGATTAAACCCGATTTTGTACACATCATACATAATGGAAAAATTGTTAAAACGGGTGATTATAAACTGGCACTTGAACTGGATGAAAAAGGGTTTGAAGGAATAGGAATAAAAGATGAAACTCAGTGA